A genomic segment from Desulfurispirillum indicum S5 encodes:
- a CDS encoding LuxR C-terminal-related transcriptional regulator, whose protein sequence is MSLRELSRSDLLLACTAIQQALNIEDQDSMHSLLSTLGNCLDFTCAIICLVEFQEEQPLFQTLVQHQCPEPWLETYVVRKLWRTDPVFQQVRRSPEPLRWSQTQNRHSPNPALLEASRHGLTDGISIGYGAGNRTLISLAGSRQQIHAISSLACRVLPLLAPLIHSASVRIAHRQDIPDTNLSERERELLFWTAEGKSTEEISMILAISRDTVKYHLKRIYQKLDAVNRHHAIAKALRAGLIQ, encoded by the coding sequence ATGAGCCTCCGCGAACTTTCCAGAAGTGACCTGCTGCTGGCCTGCACGGCCATCCAACAGGCCCTGAACATAGAAGACCAGGACAGCATGCACTCACTGCTGAGTACTCTGGGAAACTGCCTGGATTTTACCTGCGCCATCATCTGCCTGGTGGAATTCCAGGAAGAGCAACCCCTGTTTCAGACGCTGGTTCAGCATCAGTGCCCTGAGCCATGGCTGGAAACCTATGTCGTCAGGAAACTCTGGCGTACCGACCCCGTCTTTCAGCAGGTCAGACGCTCTCCTGAGCCTCTGCGCTGGAGCCAGACACAAAACCGGCACTCACCGAATCCCGCACTCCTGGAAGCCAGCCGCCACGGACTGACCGACGGCATCAGTATCGGCTACGGAGCAGGCAATCGCACACTCATCAGCCTGGCTGGCTCCAGACAACAGATCCACGCAATTTCCTCCCTGGCATGCCGGGTGCTCCCCCTGCTGGCCCCGCTGATCCACAGCGCCAGTGTCCGCATTGCCCACCGCCAGGACATACCAGACACAAACCTCAGTGAGCGCGAACGCGAACTCCTGTTCTGGACAGCCGAGGGAAAATCCACAGAAGAAATCTCCATGATCCTCGCCATCTCTCGCGACACCGTCAAATACCACCTGAAGCGCATCTATCAGAAACTCGATGCCGTGAATCGCCACCACGCCATAGCCAAGGCCCTCCGCGCCGGGCTCATCCAGTAG